From Patescibacteria group bacterium, a single genomic window includes:
- the gpmA gene encoding 2,3-bisphosphoglycerate-dependent phosphoglycerate mutase: MAYLVLIRHGESTWNALGLWTGYKDVPLTPKGHAQARNAAQLIKDITFDIAYTSVLKRAQQTLADILSELNSSNIKIIKHQALNERDYGDLTGKNKWKIKEEYGEEQFFKWRRSWDYPPPNGESLKDVYNRVVPYYKNEILPKLNEGKNVIIVAHGNSLRALVKYLENISDEDIAKLEIGLGEIYVYTIENGEITSKEIRVTNKNTQ, encoded by the coding sequence ATGGCATACTTAGTATTAATAAGACACGGCGAATCTACATGGAACGCTTTGGGACTCTGGACGGGGTATAAAGATGTTCCCCTAACCCCAAAAGGACATGCACAGGCTCGAAACGCTGCACAACTCATCAAAGATATTACGTTTGACATTGCGTATACCTCAGTTCTTAAACGTGCGCAACAAACATTAGCTGATATTTTAAGTGAATTAAACTCGAGCAATATTAAGATCATTAAACATCAAGCCCTAAATGAAAGAGATTACGGAGATCTAACAGGAAAAAATAAATGGAAAATAAAAGAAGAATATGGTGAAGAACAATTTTTTAAATGGAGACGAAGTTGGGACTATCCACCACCTAATGGTGAGTCATTAAAGGATGTCTATAACCGAGTCGTCCCCTATTATAAAAATGAAATACTGCCCAAATTGAATGAAGGTAAAAATGTGATCATTGTAGCGCATGGTAACTCTCTTCGAGCACTTGTTAAGTATCTCGAAAATATTTCAGATGAAGATATTGCCAAACTCGAAATAGGACTTGGAGAAATATATGTTTATACTATCGAAAATGGAGAAATTACCTCTAAAGAAATTCGTGTCACCAATAAAAATACACAATAA
- the rtcB gene encoding RNA-splicing ligase RtcB, with translation MKTLKEIIIKINNFTWKIPTSYRSDMRVPAIIFATESMLDEILKDRSLEQLINVTTLPGIRKAAFVMPDVHEGYGFPIGGVAATKYPDGVISPGGIGYDINCGVRLLRSELFYNDIRHHLEKLSKHLFREIPSGVGHTGSLKLGVEKLDAILQEGAHRLIKEGYGEEIDTHYIESYGVLDNADPSVVSDNAKKRGQDQLGTIGGGNHFVEVDRIDEMFDEQTANEFGLQYNQIVILIHTGSRGLGHQVATDYVRLINQAMMRYGISVPDRELACVPLSTNEGRNYFNAMAASANFAWANRQMITYEIRRVWKDIFGDSGGRLSVFYDVAHNIAKIEEHEIDDIQEKVIVHRKGATRAFPPFHPELVGEYQKTGQPVIIPGSMGTASYVLVGTLKGKEAFYSSCHGAGRLMSRHQARKMMQGRELQRELKEEGIYVQSDSVADLAEEAPFAYKNIDEVVEVVDKLGLATKVAKLKPLIVVKG, from the coding sequence ATGAAAACTCTAAAAGAAATAATAATCAAAATAAATAATTTTACATGGAAAATTCCCACATCGTATCGTTCTGATATGAGGGTTCCAGCGATTATTTTTGCTACAGAATCCATGCTTGATGAGATCCTAAAGGATCGATCGCTCGAACAACTTATCAATGTAACAACACTGCCTGGTATAAGAAAAGCAGCCTTTGTGATGCCTGATGTTCATGAAGGTTATGGATTTCCTATAGGAGGAGTAGCAGCAACAAAGTATCCAGATGGAGTTATTTCTCCTGGTGGTATTGGCTATGATATCAATTGTGGGGTGAGACTTCTTCGTTCAGAACTATTCTACAATGACATACGTCACCATCTAGAAAAATTATCCAAACATCTTTTTCGTGAAATTCCATCAGGAGTAGGACATACTGGATCACTAAAACTGGGCGTGGAGAAATTAGATGCAATACTCCAGGAAGGAGCACATAGACTGATTAAAGAAGGATATGGAGAAGAAATAGATACACATTATATAGAATCATATGGGGTTTTAGATAATGCAGATCCAAGCGTTGTCTCTGATAACGCCAAAAAGAGAGGACAAGATCAGCTTGGAACAATTGGGGGAGGAAATCACTTTGTTGAAGTTGATAGGATTGATGAGATGTTTGATGAGCAAACTGCAAATGAGTTTGGTTTGCAATATAACCAAATAGTGATTCTTATTCATACTGGATCGCGTGGATTAGGTCATCAAGTAGCTACAGATTATGTTCGTCTTATTAACCAGGCAATGATGCGTTATGGTATTTCGGTACCTGATAGAGAACTAGCGTGTGTTCCTCTTTCCACGAATGAAGGTAGAAATTACTTTAACGCTATGGCAGCATCCGCAAATTTTGCATGGGCAAATAGGCAAATGATTACCTATGAGATTCGTCGAGTATGGAAAGATATATTTGGAGATTCGGGAGGAAGACTTTCTGTTTTCTACGATGTTGCTCACAATATTGCAAAAATTGAAGAGCATGAGATAGACGATATTCAAGAGAAGGTAATCGTTCATAGAAAAGGAGCTACTCGTGCATTTCCCCCTTTTCATCCCGAACTAGTGGGTGAGTATCAAAAGACAGGGCAGCCTGTAATTATACCAGGGAGTATGGGAACAGCATCTTATGTATTAGTAGGTACATTAAAAGGAAAAGAAGCATTTTACTCAAGTTGTCACGGTGCTGGAAGACTCATGTCACGTCATCAAGCAAGAAAGATGATGCAAGGTAGAGAGTTGCAGCGAGAACTAAAAGAAGAAGGAATATATGTTCAGTCAGATTCTGTCGCTGATCTCGCTGAAGAAGCACCATTTGCCTATAAAAATATAGATGAAGTAGTTGAGGTTGTTGATAAGCTAGGTCTTGCAACTAAAGTGGCAAAGCTCAAACCGCTCATAGTAGTAAAGGGATAA
- a CDS encoding ATPase AAA, with protein sequence MNLAARMRPQTLDEFVGQEELVGEGKILRRMIESRQLSSIILWGPPGSGKTTLASIIAHETDADFYQLSAVSTGKEDLNKIIKIAKQNAIFKKKTILFLDEIHRWNKSQQDVLLPYVESGLITLVGATTENPSFEVNNALLSRCKVFVLKGLSENNLKTIINRALVDKERGLGVYKKRINTQAEDFLVRISGGDARIVLNAVEMAVVNYDDKTITVDIIKDIFQSRSAGLYDKKDEEHYNFISAFIKSMRGSDVDAALYYLARMLESGEDPKFIARRMIIFASEDIGIADRGALIQANAGFEAVHKVGMPEAQLILAHICIYLSLAKKSRAVPNALEKAKSAVYEFPNEPVPLHLRNAPTKIMKNFGYAKDYVWSEDYVGPKNKKSFLPEKLKGKKFFENN encoded by the coding sequence ATGAATCTTGCAGCACGTATGAGACCACAAACACTTGATGAGTTTGTGGGTCAAGAAGAGCTTGTTGGTGAAGGAAAAATTTTAAGAAGAATGATTGAATCTCGCCAGCTTTCCTCAATTATCCTTTGGGGTCCTCCCGGCAGCGGGAAAACAACCCTTGCCTCAATAATCGCTCATGAGACTGATGCTGATTTTTACCAACTGTCGGCTGTTTCTACAGGAAAGGAAGATCTAAACAAAATAATTAAAATAGCCAAACAGAATGCCATTTTCAAGAAAAAGACTATCCTTTTTCTTGATGAAATTCATAGATGGAATAAATCACAGCAGGATGTCTTACTACCATATGTGGAATCTGGTCTGATTACGCTTGTTGGGGCTACTACAGAAAATCCATCGTTTGAAGTTAATAATGCTCTTCTTTCAAGATGTAAAGTTTTTGTTCTCAAAGGATTGTCTGAAAATAATTTGAAAACAATCATTAATCGAGCGCTTGTTGATAAAGAAAGAGGACTAGGAGTCTATAAAAAGAGAATCAATACTCAAGCAGAAGATTTTCTGGTCCGTATTTCAGGTGGCGATGCAAGGATTGTTCTTAATGCAGTGGAAATGGCTGTTGTCAATTATGATGACAAAACAATTACTGTTGATATCATCAAAGATATTTTCCAGAGCCGCTCAGCAGGACTTTATGACAAAAAAGATGAGGAACATTATAATTTTATTTCAGCATTTATAAAGTCCATGCGCGGAAGTGACGTTGATGCAGCCTTATACTATCTCGCACGCATGCTTGAGTCGGGAGAGGATCCCAAATTTATCGCTAGAAGGATGATAATTTTTGCTTCAGAAGATATTGGTATTGCTGATCGTGGAGCACTGATCCAAGCCAATGCAGGATTTGAGGCAGTCCATAAGGTCGGTATGCCTGAAGCGCAATTGATTCTTGCACATATCTGTATATATCTTTCCTTAGCCAAAAAATCGCGTGCTGTACCAAATGCTTTAGAGAAAGCAAAGTCTGCTGTTTATGAATTTCCGAATGAACCTGTGCCTTTGCATTTAAGAAATGCTCCAACCAAGATAATGAAAAATTTTGGATATGCAAAAGACTATGTATGGTCTGAGGATTATGTTGGTCCAAAAAACAAGAAATCTTTTCTTCCAGAAAAATTAAAAGGAAAAAAATTTTTTGAGAATAATTAA
- a CDS encoding membrane protein, whose product MEELSIPIKIALSMILGAIIGLEREINEKKSLDPGKKPIAILGLRSFALISGLGALTGILSVEFLPLSLVISSSFLVLLIAFYVLDSQKTQDFGITTELAMIYSFMLGLLIIFEVIPIHLTIALSIIIILLLSRKEKIQTFIEDIKKEEINAFISYAVIALVILPFLPNKTYALSEIPLIQTLIHNLHLPAEKITDIQLFNPYKVWFIVALITGVDILGYILEKTLGQSRGWILASIAGGFISSTATTQTLAQKSKTAPHSYLLLAASVIANLTSFFQIAIIIIAVNSIFFSKLIPTLISIIFIAFAITLFLIRKHKLEEKKNRETKLQIESHEIFNIGPAIRFTLIFLAINVFSKISLVFFGNSGFLLTIMIGSLAGLDVVMINTAELAGNTINYNLAVTAFILANSINLLSKSLYCYLQGSKEFAWKFFLSMLAIVLGSLVGLLVLQ is encoded by the coding sequence ATGGAAGAATTGAGTATTCCTATTAAGATTGCTCTATCGATGATTCTTGGAGCTATCATAGGCCTGGAAAGAGAGATAAATGAAAAAAAGAGTTTAGATCCAGGAAAGAAACCTATTGCTATATTAGGCTTGCGAAGTTTCGCCCTCATATCAGGACTTGGAGCTTTAACTGGAATTCTCTCGGTTGAATTTCTTCCACTTTCACTTGTGATAAGTAGCTCTTTTCTTGTGTTATTGATCGCTTTCTATGTTCTAGATAGCCAAAAAACACAAGATTTTGGTATTACAACTGAGCTTGCAATGATCTATAGCTTTATGCTCGGTCTTCTCATAATTTTTGAAGTGATACCCATACACTTAACCATAGCACTTTCTATTATCATTATTCTTCTTCTTTCGCGAAAAGAAAAAATACAAACATTTATCGAAGATATTAAAAAAGAAGAAATCAATGCGTTTATTAGCTATGCTGTTATTGCGCTTGTTATCCTACCATTTCTTCCCAATAAAACTTACGCGTTGTCTGAAATACCTTTAATACAAACTTTAATACATAATCTCCATCTTCCTGCAGAAAAGATAACAGATATTCAGTTATTCAATCCCTATAAGGTGTGGTTTATTGTAGCACTGATTACAGGAGTGGATATTTTAGGCTATATTTTGGAAAAAACACTAGGTCAAAGCAGAGGATGGATTCTGGCAAGTATTGCAGGAGGATTTATCTCATCTACTGCAACTACACAAACACTTGCACAAAAGAGCAAAACCGCACCTCATTCTTATTTACTGTTAGCTGCTTCTGTAATAGCAAATCTTACGAGTTTCTTTCAGATTGCAATCATCATTATCGCTGTCAATAGCATATTCTTTTCTAAATTAATCCCAACTCTTATTAGTATTATTTTTATTGCTTTTGCTATTACACTGTTTCTTATACGCAAACACAAACTTGAAGAGAAGAAAAATAGAGAAACCAAACTTCAAATTGAGTCACATGAGATATTTAACATTGGACCAGCTATCAGATTCACCCTAATATTCTTAGCAATTAATGTATTTTCAAAGATCTCTCTTGTTTTTTTTGGAAATAGCGGATTTCTTTTGACCATAATGATTGGATCACTTGCTGGACTCGATGTTGTTATGATTAATACTGCTGAACTTGCAGGCAATACAATTAATTATAATCTTGCTGTGACTGCATTTATTTTAGCAAACTCTATTAATTTATTATCCAAATCGCTTTATTGCTACTTACAAGGATCAAAGGAGTTTGCTTGGAAATTCTTTTTGAGTATGTTAGCTATTGTTCTAGGAAGTTTAGTGGGATTACTAGTCCTTCAATAA
- a CDS encoding DNA mismatch repair protein MutS, giving the protein MNEFSTPMMRQYRKIKEQYQDCLLFYRMGDFYELFNEDAYIGSQILNITLTGKSGGKDGRIPMAGVPYHAVDNYIAKLVKSGYKVAICEQLSPPNKRGLVERDVVRVITPGTLIDEQALDKKENNYIVSIKIVDNILAIAAADLSTGFFATTQQEFESLEKILIEELSYLQPSECILPDDLYNEPSVLKIIKKIKGINIFPYAKFESFTTDAKSYLQQHFGIKTLEGFGLGEKPYAIETAAVLLGYLKETQKGDIAHIRRISPLSKEDGLILDRSTMINLELFSTIREHDTRGSLLSVLDQTITAMGGRMLKQWMKKPLIDKKAIEDRLDAVEEFCKQAEIRDQLRENLKHIPDIERLLSRLSVNIGNARDLVNLKHALKAILHIKTLMHSLNSILIKKQLSSISDDLEKLISYIDKIIVDEPPLSTKEGKMIRSGVNKSLDNLRERIQKSKQWIANLEKKERERTGIGSLKVRFNKVFGFYIEISKANLHLVPTDYMRKQTLVNAERFITKELKEHEEIILTAEEEINNLEYIIFSEVLQTVLKNTEYIQKAAESIAVIDCLSSFSYLSEKEQYTKPKIIYSGEIRIKEGRHPVVEKLVETPFVPNDVTLDNVSQSLLLITGPNMAGKSVFIRQVALIVFMAQIGCFVPAKSAHISIVDRIFVRSGASDVISAGLSTFMVEMVETAYILNNATSNSLIIMDEIGRGTSTYDGISIAWAVAEYLVKHIKPAPKVLFATHYHELQALEQDYPNQIKNFHLAVTEDKGQPVFLHTLLPGAASHSFGVAVAKLAGVPDIVITKAYEILQTLEFREVTERGKQYFTERTEQATSSMADKTILDHIIYKEFENIDLATMTPLEALNKLAVIKDKLKMLSQSNKYLEAD; this is encoded by the coding sequence ATGAATGAGTTTTCAACACCTATGATGCGGCAATACCGCAAGATAAAAGAGCAGTATCAAGATTGTCTGCTTTTTTATAGAATGGGTGATTTTTATGAGTTATTCAATGAAGATGCGTATATTGGATCACAAATCCTCAATATCACTCTTACCGGAAAATCTGGAGGCAAAGATGGACGAATACCCATGGCTGGAGTTCCATATCATGCTGTTGATAATTACATTGCTAAACTGGTTAAATCTGGCTATAAAGTCGCAATCTGTGAACAGCTTTCTCCTCCCAATAAACGGGGTCTAGTTGAACGCGATGTCGTACGCGTTATCACTCCAGGAACACTCATAGACGAACAAGCTCTCGATAAAAAAGAAAATAACTATATTGTAAGCATTAAAATAGTTGACAACATACTTGCGATTGCAGCAGCCGATCTCTCTACTGGTTTTTTTGCAACAACTCAACAAGAATTTGAATCCTTAGAAAAAATACTTATTGAAGAACTTTCTTATCTTCAACCATCTGAGTGCATTTTACCTGATGACCTCTACAATGAGCCAAGTGTACTTAAAATCATCAAAAAAATAAAAGGAATCAATATTTTTCCTTATGCAAAATTTGAAAGTTTCACTACTGACGCAAAATCATATCTCCAACAGCATTTTGGCATAAAGACATTAGAAGGGTTTGGTTTGGGGGAAAAGCCTTATGCGATTGAAACTGCTGCTGTACTACTTGGTTATCTTAAAGAGACGCAAAAAGGGGATATTGCTCACATCAGACGAATTTCTCCACTTAGTAAAGAGGATGGACTCATTCTAGATCGATCCACTATGATCAATCTTGAACTCTTCTCAACAATCAGAGAACACGATACACGAGGATCACTTCTTAGTGTACTCGATCAAACAATCACTGCAATGGGAGGTAGAATGTTGAAACAGTGGATGAAAAAGCCACTTATTGATAAAAAAGCTATTGAAGATAGATTAGATGCTGTTGAAGAGTTTTGCAAGCAAGCAGAAATCAGAGATCAACTGAGAGAAAATCTTAAACATATTCCAGATATTGAAAGACTCCTCTCTCGTCTATCAGTAAATATCGGCAATGCTCGCGATCTTGTCAATCTCAAACATGCACTAAAAGCTATTCTCCATATCAAAACCTTAATGCATTCTTTGAACTCAATACTTATAAAAAAACAACTCTCATCTATTTCTGATGATCTTGAGAAACTAATCTCCTATATAGACAAAATTATCGTTGATGAGCCTCCTCTATCTACAAAAGAAGGGAAAATGATACGTTCAGGTGTCAACAAGAGTCTTGACAATTTAAGAGAACGTATTCAAAAAAGCAAACAATGGATAGCAAATCTTGAGAAAAAAGAGCGAGAAAGAACAGGAATAGGATCACTCAAAGTAAGATTTAATAAAGTTTTTGGTTTTTATATTGAAATATCTAAAGCAAACCTTCACCTAGTTCCAACTGATTATATGAGAAAACAGACTCTTGTAAATGCTGAAAGATTCATTACTAAAGAATTAAAGGAACACGAAGAAATTATTCTCACGGCTGAAGAAGAAATTAATAATCTTGAGTACATAATATTTTCAGAAGTCTTGCAGACTGTTTTAAAGAATACAGAATATATTCAGAAGGCAGCAGAAAGTATTGCAGTAATTGATTGTCTATCTTCTTTTTCCTATCTTTCAGAGAAAGAACAATACACTAAACCAAAGATCATTTATTCTGGTGAAATACGTATTAAGGAAGGGAGACATCCGGTCGTTGAAAAATTAGTAGAAACACCATTTGTACCAAATGATGTCACATTAGACAATGTAAGTCAGTCACTTCTTTTAATCACTGGACCAAATATGGCAGGAAAATCTGTATTCATTCGCCAAGTAGCACTTATTGTCTTTATGGCACAGATTGGATGTTTTGTTCCTGCTAAATCTGCTCATATAAGTATAGTAGATAGAATTTTTGTACGCTCTGGAGCCTCTGATGTTATTAGCGCTGGGCTTTCAACATTTATGGTTGAGATGGTAGAGACAGCTTATATTCTTAACAATGCTACGAGTAATTCATTGATCATTATGGATGAGATAGGTCGAGGAACAAGTACATATGATGGTATCTCAATTGCTTGGGCAGTTGCGGAATACCTTGTAAAACATATCAAACCAGCACCAAAGGTACTTTTCGCAACACACTACCATGAATTACAAGCTCTTGAACAAGATTATCCAAATCAAATCAAAAACTTTCATTTGGCAGTTACTGAAGATAAAGGTCAACCTGTTTTTCTCCATACACTTCTTCCCGGCGCAGCATCGCATAGTTTTGGAGTCGCTGTAGCAAAACTTGCTGGAGTTCCAGATATAGTAATTACTAAAGCATATGAAATACTCCAAACACTAGAATTTAGAGAAGTTACAGAAAGAGGTAAACAATATTTCACAGAAAGAACAGAACAAGCCACATCGAGTATGGCAGATAAAACAATTCTTGATCACATTATTTATAAAGAATTTGAAAATATTGATTTGGCGACAATGACTCCTCTTGAAGCCCTAAATAAACTTGCAGTAATAAAAGACAAGCTAAAAATGCTTTCGCAATCAAATAAATATTTAGAAGCTGATTAA
- a CDS encoding glycosyl transferase produces the protein MTAKKLKIAMIAPITERVPPKKYGGIERVVHALTEELVRRGHSVTLFATGDSITSAKLEYVYPRALREAKIKELHGFHEWTIYHILSAYMQQQKFDIIHDHNSLWGLLPAQFAKTPTVITLHGPITPNNRRLYEKVTTPYLVAISKSQSQHVPSIKITDTIYNGLPLENHPFGKTHKGYLLFVGRISMEKGTHYAIDVASDLHLPLIIAAKLDEVDREYFKEYIEPRINGEQIRWIGEVDEVERNKLMSGAMALLHPVTWREPFGLTLIEAMACGTPVVAFNKGSIPEIVIDGKTGFVVKDVEEMILAIAKISQIDRRECRKHVLQHFTATKMSDNYEQLYLRILERRSL, from the coding sequence ATGACAGCCAAGAAATTAAAAATAGCTATGATTGCTCCAATTACAGAACGTGTCCCTCCAAAAAAATATGGAGGGATTGAGCGCGTAGTTCATGCCCTAACAGAAGAACTAGTTAGGAGAGGTCACTCTGTAACCCTTTTTGCAACGGGTGATAGTATTACTTCAGCAAAACTTGAATATGTTTATCCTCGTGCTCTAAGGGAAGCAAAAATAAAAGAATTACATGGATTTCATGAATGGACTATTTATCACATCCTTTCAGCTTATATGCAACAGCAAAAGTTCGATATCATTCATGATCACAATAGTCTTTGGGGATTGCTTCCAGCACAGTTTGCAAAGACACCAACGGTGATAACACTTCATGGTCCGATTACTCCTAACAATCGCAGATTGTATGAGAAAGTTACTACTCCATATCTTGTAGCAATCTCTAAGTCCCAATCTCAACACGTTCCAAGTATTAAAATTACAGATACCATATATAATGGGCTTCCTTTAGAGAACCATCCCTTTGGTAAAACACATAAAGGATATTTGCTTTTTGTAGGTAGAATATCTATGGAAAAGGGAACACATTATGCGATTGACGTAGCCTCCGATCTTCATCTTCCACTTATTATTGCAGCTAAGCTAGATGAAGTGGACAGAGAGTATTTTAAGGAATACATTGAGCCAAGAATTAATGGTGAGCAAATAAGATGGATTGGAGAGGTAGATGAGGTAGAGCGTAATAAATTGATGAGTGGTGCAATGGCATTACTCCATCCTGTAACTTGGAGAGAGCCTTTTGGTCTGACATTGATTGAGGCAATGGCTTGTGGTACACCTGTCGTAGCCTTTAATAAAGGATCAATTCCTGAGATTGTCATTGATGGAAAGACAGGATTTGTAGTGAAGGATGTTGAAGAGATGATATTAGCGATCGCCAAGATTTCACAAATTGATAGAAGAGAGTGTAGAAAGCATGTTCTCCAACACTTTACAGCTACAAAAATGAGTGACAATTATGAACAATTATATTTGCGTATCTTAGAAAGGAGATCTCTATGA
- the mutL gene encoding DNA mismatch repair protein MutL: MQKIIQLSEHVVAKIAAGEVIERPSYAVKELVENAIDAHASLVEVHIEDAGLKRITVIDNGEGMSKEDVALSFLPHTTSKINNEDHFLGIKTLGFRGEALSSIASISTLTIKSRLHNYPEGTVVRVKHGIVETMSPIGMPPGTIVSVDNLFLNVPVRKKFLKSDKTEFRHIIEMMVNFALAYPSIHFVFTHNKKTIFDLSKKLDVSERIKTLLGISFFEQLIPLKFADGHVEITGYIGKPNIATKYNQKQYIFVNNRSVSDRMISLAVKEAFGSLLPSSYSPAFLLYFRVPAEIVDVNIHPRKEHISFINPKHIFDVTKNAILQTLNENNLTFRLAAFREEYSAKLTETKSITGQLLKQMILMPEKNIEGNLLKNAPFIQIENAYVLTLTKNGILLIDQHAAHERILYEQFFNAFIQEKEKKLIYELPDLYILDLSLHEKQLLEEHQSIFNELGFSFESFQGNSIIIRTIPQIFKGRNLEKVIKDFLSDLSEKSEIKNIDLPTQRMLTFISCRAAVKSGDKLSTKQMKEIVTTLEKTKNNTTCPHGRPTQITLNTLELNKLFKRR; the protein is encoded by the coding sequence ATGCAAAAAATAATTCAGTTATCTGAACATGTAGTAGCAAAAATTGCCGCTGGTGAGGTAATAGAGAGACCATCATATGCTGTTAAAGAACTTGTAGAAAATGCAATTGATGCACATGCTTCTTTAGTTGAAGTTCACATCGAAGACGCAGGGCTTAAAAGGATAACTGTTATTGATAATGGAGAAGGTATGAGTAAAGAAGATGTAGCTCTTTCCTTTCTTCCCCACACTACTAGCAAGATTAATAACGAAGATCATTTTCTTGGAATAAAGACACTGGGTTTTAGAGGAGAAGCATTATCATCAATCGCATCCATATCAACTTTGACAATAAAAAGCCGTCTCCACAATTATCCTGAAGGGACAGTTGTCAGAGTAAAGCATGGAATTGTAGAAACAATGTCTCCTATAGGAATGCCTCCCGGAACAATAGTGAGTGTTGATAATCTTTTTCTCAATGTTCCGGTAAGAAAAAAATTTCTTAAATCCGATAAGACAGAATTCCGTCACATTATCGAGATGATGGTAAACTTTGCGCTTGCGTATCCTTCAATTCATTTTGTATTCACTCACAATAAAAAAACGATTTTTGATTTATCAAAAAAATTAGATGTCTCTGAAAGAATAAAAACTCTTCTTGGTATATCGTTTTTTGAACAACTTATACCTCTCAAATTTGCAGATGGACATGTAGAAATCACAGGATATATAGGAAAACCAAACATCGCAACCAAATATAATCAAAAACAATATATTTTTGTAAATAATCGTTCTGTGTCTGATCGCATGATATCACTAGCAGTCAAGGAAGCATTTGGATCCCTTCTTCCCTCATCATACAGCCCTGCTTTCTTGCTTTATTTTAGAGTTCCTGCAGAAATTGTTGACGTTAATATACATCCTAGAAAAGAACATATTTCTTTTATTAATCCCAAACACATATTTGATGTTACCAAAAATGCTATTTTGCAAACTCTTAATGAAAATAATCTAACATTTAGACTTGCGGCATTTAGAGAAGAATACTCTGCAAAACTTACTGAAACCAAATCAATTACAGGACAATTATTAAAGCAAATGATCCTCATGCCTGAAAAAAATATAGAGGGAAATCTCTTAAAAAATGCTCCATTCATACAAATTGAAAACGCATATGTTCTTACTCTTACAAAAAACGGTATTCTACTCATAGATCAACATGCTGCACACGAACGCATACTTTACGAACAATTCTTTAATGCTTTTATCCAAGAAAAAGAAAAGAAGCTGATTTACGAGCTACCAGATTTATATATTCTCGATCTTTCTCTACATGAAAAACAACTTTTAGAAGAACATCAAAGTATTTTTAATGAACTGGGATTTTCATTCGAAAGCTTTCAAGGAAATTCAATCATAATAAGAACAATTCCTCAAATTTTTAAGGGACGCAATTTAGAGAAAGTAATAAAAGATTTTCTCTCTGACCTATCCGAAAAATCTGAAATAAAAAATATTGATCTCCCAACCCAGAGAATGCTAACTTTTATCTCCTGTAGAGCAGCGGTTAAATCCGGTGATAAACTCTCTACCAAACAAATGAAAGAAATAGTAACAACATTAGAAAAAACAAAGAACAATACTACATGTCCTCATGGAAGGCCAACACAGATTACTCTCAACACATTAGAGTTGAACAAACTTTTCAAACGTAGATAG